In the Thermodesulfovibrio yellowstonii DSM 11347 genome, one interval contains:
- a CDS encoding DNA-directed DNA polymerase has translation MDIDDSQEGILLFGILENGKCEKFIDSSYRPYFFVLPIDKKKAIKEIEEIVKKNSLPVTEITEDRRILHGEEKEFIKIYAKRHQDMQKIRDAIKVLEEKRGGSGSIIDEFEYQISAYRTYLAEKGLSCLNWFEIETKGNQIKSIKKVEIPPPKLKILAFDMEVLEVQRGTPSIVMISVFGEGLSKVITYQEAKYTVDSNVVNDEKELIKSFLEIVQDYDPDIIAGYNTDLYDMPILRERAKQLKVDISILSRDNSGITLSKRARFTTARLIGRVHIDIFNFVFNILSPMLQSEQLTLKNVSHELLGDTKLDMEYEDILQAWDKGHELDKLARYCLKDSELVYELTKMLLPDIEELTKITGQSLFDTSRMPYSQLVEWYYIKKSKQQNRVIPNQPKFDEIKERQKATYEGGFVKEPEVGLHKGIVVVDFASLYPSIIATYNISIETLNCSCCKDNGYKIPEFPYWFCKNKKGFESQAIEELLIERLKLKKELKKLDPLSHEYILLDTKQRALKTIINASYGYYAYPASRWYSKECAESITALGRYWIKEVLKKAEQKGFHAIYGDTDSAFLKIGDKKEEIKQFIKEINQSLPGLMRLDLEDFYVKGLFVPREAGGVAKKRYALLDENGRLKIRGLEIVRRDLCRYARQTQQEILKFCLIDENIEGAFKHLNERIKALQENNYDFKDLVVYEQLSKPISEYKLISPHVIAAKKLIEKGIPVGEGSVIGYIIQKGSGSISERAYPVELADASKIDINYYIENQVIPTAMRILRIFKKEHTLF, from the coding sequence TTGGACATAGATGATTCTCAAGAAGGCATTCTTCTTTTCGGAATATTAGAAAATGGAAAATGTGAAAAATTTATAGATTCTTCATATAGACCTTATTTTTTTGTGCTTCCCATAGATAAAAAAAAGGCTATCAAAGAAATTGAGGAAATTGTAAAGAAAAATTCCCTTCCAGTTACTGAAATAACAGAAGACAGGCGCATACTTCATGGCGAAGAGAAAGAGTTTATAAAAATTTATGCAAAAAGACATCAGGATATGCAGAAAATAAGGGATGCAATAAAAGTTCTTGAAGAAAAAAGAGGAGGCTCTGGTTCTATAATTGATGAGTTTGAGTATCAAATTTCTGCATATAGAACCTATCTTGCAGAAAAGGGACTGTCCTGTCTTAATTGGTTTGAAATAGAAACCAAAGGGAATCAAATTAAATCAATTAAAAAAGTTGAAATACCTCCACCAAAACTTAAAATTCTCGCCTTTGATATGGAAGTTCTTGAGGTTCAGAGAGGAACTCCTTCAATTGTCATGATTTCAGTGTTTGGAGAAGGATTATCAAAAGTAATCACTTATCAGGAAGCAAAATATACTGTTGACTCTAATGTTGTCAATGACGAAAAAGAACTTATAAAAAGCTTTCTTGAGATTGTTCAAGACTATGACCCTGATATAATTGCTGGTTATAACACAGATCTCTATGATATGCCTATTTTGAGAGAAAGAGCAAAACAACTTAAAGTTGACATCAGTATTCTTTCAAGGGATAACTCTGGAATAACTCTCTCAAAAAGAGCAAGATTTACAACTGCAAGACTCATTGGTAGAGTTCATATTGATATATTTAACTTTGTCTTCAATATTCTTTCACCTATGCTTCAGAGTGAACAACTGACATTGAAAAATGTATCACATGAACTTCTTGGAGATACAAAACTTGACATGGAATATGAAGACATACTTCAAGCATGGGATAAAGGTCATGAACTTGACAAACTTGCAAGATACTGTCTAAAAGACAGTGAACTTGTCTATGAACTTACGAAGATGCTTTTGCCAGATATTGAAGAACTGACAAAAATTACAGGACAATCACTTTTTGATACATCAAGGATGCCTTACAGTCAGCTTGTTGAATGGTATTACATTAAAAAGTCCAAACAGCAAAACAGGGTGATTCCAAATCAACCAAAGTTTGATGAGATAAAAGAACGGCAAAAAGCTACATATGAAGGAGGATTTGTAAAAGAACCAGAGGTAGGACTTCATAAAGGAATTGTTGTTGTTGACTTCGCATCTCTTTATCCATCAATAATTGCAACATACAACATCTCAATTGAGACTCTCAACTGTAGTTGCTGTAAAGATAATGGATATAAAATTCCAGAATTTCCTTACTGGTTTTGTAAAAATAAAAAAGGTTTTGAATCTCAAGCAATTGAAGAACTTTTAATTGAAAGACTTAAACTTAAAAAGGAGTTAAAAAAACTTGATCCACTATCTCATGAATATATCCTTCTTGATACAAAACAAAGAGCTCTGAAAACAATTATAAATGCTTCCTATGGTTATTATGCATATCCTGCAAGCAGATGGTATTCAAAGGAATGTGCTGAGTCGATTACAGCACTCGGAAGATACTGGATTAAAGAAGTCTTAAAAAAAGCTGAGCAAAAAGGATTTCATGCAATATATGGAGATACAGATTCAGCCTTTTTGAAAATTGGAGACAAGAAAGAAGAAATTAAACAGTTTATTAAAGAAATAAATCAGAGTTTACCAGGTCTTATGAGGCTTGACCTTGAAGATTTTTATGTTAAAGGACTTTTTGTTCCAAGAGAAGCAGGTGGAGTTGCCAAAAAAAGATATGCTCTACTTGATGAAAATGGAAGGCTTAAAATAAGAGGGCTTGAAATTGTAAGAAGAGATTTATGCAGATATGCAAGACAGACACAACAAGAAATACTGAAGTTCTGTCTAATTGATGAAAACATTGAAGGAGCTTTTAAACATCTTAATGAAAGAATTAAAGCTTTACAGGAAAACAACTACGACTTTAAAGACCTTGTTGTGTATGAACAGCTTTCAAAGCCTATTTCAGAGTATAAATTAATCTCACCCCATGTGATAGCTGCTAAAAAACTTATTGAAAAAGGAATTCCTGTAGGTGAAGGAAGTGTTATAGGTTATATAATTCAAAAAGGTTCTGGCTCTATAAGTGAAAGAGCATATCCTGTAGAACTTGCTGATGCATCAAAAATTGATATTAATTATTATATTGAAAATCAGGTAATTCCAACTGCAATGAGAATTTTAAGAATTTTCAAAAAGGAACATACGTTATTTTAG
- a CDS encoding Mut7-C RNAse domain-containing protein, producing MSILPRFVADVMLGSLSRWLRLFGFDTLYRNDFTDRELIKISLQEDRIVLTRDNALAMSRLLKKVLLIQSETIKEQIKEVLSTIPISFDLLSLRPRCPVCNGETESIMKEKLKGEIPDYVAFSNQEFMICKACGKIYWHGTHKDRIDKIKKEILKKLK from the coding sequence TTGAGTATTCTTCCGCGTTTTGTAGCAGATGTAATGCTTGGAAGCCTGAGCCGATGGCTCAGGCTTTTTGGTTTTGATACTCTATACAGAAATGATTTTACAGACAGGGAATTAATAAAAATCTCTCTACAGGAAGATAGAATAGTATTGACCAGAGATAATGCTCTTGCTATGTCAAGATTATTAAAAAAAGTTTTACTAATTCAATCCGAAACTATTAAGGAACAGATTAAAGAAGTGCTATCTACAATTCCGATTTCATTTGATTTATTGAGTCTTAGACCAAGATGTCCTGTTTGTAATGGAGAAACAGAAAGTATTATGAAAGAAAAACTTAAAGGAGAAATACCTGATTATGTTGCGTTTTCCAATCAGGAGTTTATGATTTGTAAAGCCTGTGGCAAAATTTACTGGCACGGAACTCATAAGGACAGAATAGACAAAATAAAAAAGGAAATTTTAAAAAAGCTAAAATAA
- the rpoC gene encoding DNA-directed RNA polymerase subunit beta', with protein MTEDIYSLFQKPKNPRDFDAIRIKLASPEKIREWSYGEVKKPETINYRTFKPEPEGLFCAKIFGPIKDWECLCGKYKRMKHKGVICDKCGVEVIQSKVRRERMGHIELAAPVAHIWFVRGVPSKMGLLLDLSVRQLERVIYYEDYIVIDPGDTPLKEKDILTEDEYKKCISQYGNKFKAGMGAEAVRELLKKIDLDIVAQELKEKIEAATSTGIKRKLTKRLKVIEAFKNSGNRPEWMILDIVPVLPPELRPLVPLDGGRFASSDLNDLYRRVINRNNRLKRLMELKAPSVIIRNEKRMLQESVDTLFDNTKRSKALKAGTRRPLKSLSDMIKGKQGRFRQNLLGKRVDYSGRSVIVVGPELDMHQCGLPKSMALELFKPFVFNKLEEKGYATTIKQAKRLVEQERSEVWDALEEVIQEHPVLLNRAPTLHRLGIQAFDPVLVEGKAIKLHPLVCTAFNADFDGDQMAVHVPLSYEAQVEARVLMMSVGNLLSPANGKPIVVPTQDMVLGIYYLTKEKHDAKGAGKVFSDPEEVILAYQCKAVEKHAPIKVKLNGEFVNTTVGRILFREIVPEGVPFQMINKELTKKELGKLIEYIHYNFGKRDTVLFLNKLEKLGFEVATQSGISICIDDMHIPSKKTELIKEAEAQVMEVQRQYAEGLITQGERYNKVIDIWANVTERVADEMMKELGAERGKEFTPEELAERRSFNSIFMMADSGARGSIAQIRQLAGMRGLMAKPSGEIIETPITANFREGLTPLQYFISTHGARKGLADTALKTANAGYLTRRLVDVAQDIFLIEHDCGTKDGIYITALIEGGEIVMPLEERIYGRTLAEDIKDPLTGEIIAKRDTVIDQALAKKIVDSGIDRLKIRSVLTCRTKFGVCSKCYGMDLARSEPVEIGEAIGVIAAQSIGEPGTQLTMRTFHIGGAATKIVEQAVLEAKGSGTVRFKNIHYVERKDGSLVVLNRNAMIVITDSSGREREKYNLVYGAKIIVKEGQIVESGQRLAEWDAYTTPIITEIGGKIALGDMVEGVTFKEETDPTTGLSHKIIIDYPATYRPRVTIKDKDGKTAKLPSGTAARYLLPAGAILVVDKGDIVEPGDILAKIPRETIKTKDITGGLPRVAELFEARRPREAAIVSEIDGIVEFKGSQKGSRVIVVRGADETREYLIPKGKHVIVHDGDWVKAGEPLIDGSINPHSILEILGPTELQRYLVDEIQKVYRLQGVSIHDKHIEVIVRQMMKKVRIEDPGDTSFLIGDEVDRFIFIEENEKVIARGGRPAQARPLLLGITKAALSTESWVSAASFQETTRVLTDAAIEARIDELRGLKENVIMGRIIPAGTGSPVYKDTLIKGEFYSMQIEHFSEESIEEN; from the coding sequence TTGACAGAAGATATTTATTCACTTTTTCAAAAACCTAAAAATCCGAGAGATTTTGATGCTATAAGAATAAAGCTTGCTTCGCCTGAAAAGATAAGGGAATGGTCATATGGAGAAGTAAAGAAGCCTGAAACAATCAATTATAGAACATTTAAGCCAGAACCAGAAGGGCTTTTTTGTGCTAAAATTTTTGGTCCTATAAAAGATTGGGAATGTTTGTGTGGTAAATATAAACGAATGAAGCATAAAGGTGTTATATGTGACAAATGCGGAGTTGAGGTAATTCAGAGTAAAGTAAGAAGAGAAAGAATGGGGCATATTGAACTTGCTGCACCGGTAGCACATATATGGTTTGTCAGAGGAGTCCCAAGTAAAATGGGATTACTGCTTGACCTTTCTGTTAGACAGCTTGAGAGAGTTATTTACTATGAAGACTATATTGTTATAGACCCAGGAGATACACCTTTAAAGGAAAAAGATATTCTCACAGAAGATGAATACAAGAAATGTATTTCTCAGTACGGAAACAAATTCAAAGCAGGCATGGGAGCAGAAGCTGTAAGAGAACTTCTTAAAAAAATTGATCTTGATATAGTTGCACAAGAACTTAAAGAAAAAATAGAAGCTGCAACTTCCACAGGTATTAAAAGAAAGCTTACAAAAAGACTTAAAGTTATTGAAGCATTTAAAAATTCAGGAAATCGTCCTGAATGGATGATTCTTGATATTGTTCCAGTTCTTCCACCAGAACTAAGACCTCTTGTTCCCCTTGATGGCGGAAGATTTGCTTCTTCGGATTTAAATGACCTTTACAGAAGAGTTATAAACAGAAATAACAGACTTAAAAGACTCATGGAACTTAAAGCTCCAAGTGTAATTATCAGAAATGAAAAAAGAATGCTTCAGGAATCAGTTGACACGCTTTTTGATAATACAAAACGTTCCAAAGCTTTAAAAGCAGGAACTCGCAGACCCCTTAAATCTTTAAGCGACATGATAAAGGGTAAGCAGGGAAGGTTCAGACAGAATCTTCTTGGTAAAAGGGTTGATTATTCTGGTAGGTCAGTTATTGTAGTTGGTCCTGAACTTGATATGCATCAATGTGGATTGCCTAAGTCTATGGCACTGGAACTATTTAAACCATTTGTTTTTAATAAGCTTGAAGAAAAAGGATATGCAACAACAATAAAACAGGCAAAAAGACTTGTTGAACAAGAACGTTCAGAAGTCTGGGATGCCCTTGAAGAAGTAATTCAGGAACATCCTGTTTTGCTTAACCGTGCACCAACTCTTCATAGGCTTGGAATTCAAGCTTTTGACCCTGTTCTTGTAGAAGGAAAAGCAATAAAACTTCATCCTCTTGTATGCACAGCCTTTAATGCAGATTTTGATGGTGATCAGATGGCGGTTCATGTTCCTCTTTCATATGAAGCTCAAGTTGAAGCAAGAGTATTGATGATGTCTGTTGGAAATCTTCTCTCTCCTGCTAATGGAAAACCGATAGTTGTTCCAACACAGGATATGGTTCTTGGAATTTACTATCTTACAAAAGAAAAGCACGATGCAAAGGGAGCGGGCAAAGTTTTTTCAGACCCTGAAGAAGTTATTCTTGCCTATCAGTGCAAAGCTGTAGAAAAACATGCTCCTATAAAGGTCAAGCTGAACGGAGAGTTTGTAAATACTACAGTAGGAAGAATTTTATTCAGAGAAATTGTTCCAGAAGGTGTTCCATTTCAGATGATTAATAAAGAACTGACAAAAAAAGAACTTGGCAAACTGATTGAATATATTCATTATAATTTTGGAAAAAGAGATACAGTTTTATTTTTGAATAAACTTGAAAAGTTAGGTTTTGAAGTTGCTACCCAGTCAGGTATTTCCATATGTATTGATGATATGCATATACCTTCAAAGAAGACTGAATTGATTAAAGAAGCAGAAGCTCAAGTAATGGAAGTCCAGAGACAGTATGCTGAAGGATTGATTACACAGGGTGAAAGATACAATAAAGTCATAGATATCTGGGCAAATGTGACAGAAAGAGTTGCTGATGAGATGATGAAAGAACTTGGAGCAGAAAGAGGTAAAGAGTTTACTCCAGAAGAACTTGCAGAGAGAAGGTCTTTTAATAGCATATTTATGATGGCTGACTCTGGTGCTCGTGGTAGTATTGCACAGATTAGACAGCTTGCTGGTATGAGAGGACTTATGGCAAAGCCATCTGGCGAAATTATAGAAACCCCAATTACAGCTAATTTTAGAGAAGGACTTACTCCACTGCAATACTTTATATCCACACATGGTGCCCGAAAAGGTCTGGCAGATACAGCTTTAAAAACAGCAAATGCTGGATATCTAACAAGAAGACTTGTTGATGTTGCACAGGACATATTTCTTATAGAACATGATTGTGGAACAAAAGACGGGATATATATTACAGCCCTTATAGAAGGTGGAGAAATAGTAATGCCTCTTGAAGAAAGGATATATGGAAGAACACTGGCAGAAGACATAAAAGATCCACTTACAGGCGAAATAATCGCAAAAAGGGATACTGTAATAGACCAGGCACTTGCTAAGAAGATTGTAGATTCAGGAATTGATAGATTAAAAATTCGTTCAGTGCTTACATGTAGAACAAAATTTGGTGTTTGCTCAAAATGTTATGGAATGGATCTTGCCAGAAGTGAACCTGTTGAAATAGGAGAAGCAATTGGAGTTATTGCTGCGCAGTCTATTGGAGAACCAGGTACACAGCTCACAATGAGAACATTTCATATCGGAGGAGCAGCTACAAAGATAGTTGAACAGGCTGTGCTTGAGGCTAAGGGTTCAGGAACAGTAAGATTTAAAAATATCCATTATGTAGAAAGAAAAGATGGTTCTCTTGTTGTTCTTAATAGAAATGCTATGATTGTTATCACAGATTCTTCTGGAAGGGAGAGGGAAAAATATAATCTCGTATACGGAGCTAAAATTATTGTTAAAGAAGGACAGATTGTTGAATCAGGTCAGAGACTGGCTGAGTGGGATGCTTATACAACACCGATTATTACTGAAATAGGTGGTAAAATAGCTCTTGGTGATATGGTAGAAGGAGTAACATTTAAGGAAGAAACTGATCCAACAACGGGTCTTTCACACAAAATAATAATTGATTATCCAGCAACTTATAGACCCCGTGTTACGATAAAAGATAAGGATGGTAAAACAGCAAAACTTCCTTCAGGAACAGCTGCAAGATATCTTCTGCCAGCAGGTGCAATTTTGGTAGTTGATAAAGGAGATATTGTAGAACCAGGAGATATTTTAGCAAAAATCCCAAGAGAAACAATTAAAACAAAGGATATAACAGGTGGACTTCCAAGAGTAGCAGAACTTTTTGAAGCAAGAAGACCCAGAGAAGCAGCTATTGTCAGTGAAATAGATGGAATAGTTGAGTTTAAAGGAAGCCAGAAGGGCTCAAGAGTTATAGTTGTTAGAGGAGCTGATGAAACAAGAGAGTATCTTATTCCAAAAGGTAAACATGTCATAGTTCATGATGGAGATTGGGTGAAAGCAGGCGAACCTTTGATAGATGGTTCTATTAATCCGCACAGTATACTTGAGATATTAGGTCCGACAGAACTACAAAGATATCTTGTGGATGAAATTCAGAAAGTTTACAGACTTCAGGGAGTTTCAATACATGATAAACATATTGAGGTTATTGTCAGACAAATGATGAAAAAAGTAAGAATAGAAGACCCTGGTGATACATCTTTTCTGATAGGTGATGAGGTTGATAGATTTATATTTATTGAGGAAAATGAGAAAGTTATAGCTCGTGGAGGTAGACCTGCTCAGGCAAGACCTCTTTTACTTGGAATTACTAAGGCAGCTCTTTCAACTGAATCTTGGGTATCGGCAGCTTCATTCCAGGAAACTACAAGGGTTCTTACTGATGCAGCAATTGAGGCAAGGATTGATGAATTAAGAGGATTAAAAGAGAATGTGATAATGGGAAGAATTATTCCAGCTGGAACAGGTTCTCCAGTATATAAAGATACATTGATAAAAGGTGAGTTTTACAGTATGCAGATAGAGCATTTCAGCGAAGAAAGTATTGAAGAAAATTGA
- the rpoB gene encoding DNA-directed RNA polymerase subunit beta, with amino-acid sequence MIKPLRERINFGKVPPLVEVPYLLEFQRKSFDKFLQKDIPPEERADEGLQSALNSVFPISDYNGTTTIEFISYSVGEPKLTPYECMVKGLTYSVPIKMKVRLNIWDKDEEGRKFLKESREQEVFLGDLPMMTETGSFIINGVERVIVSQLHRSPGVYFAPDRSKSRISGRFLYSARIIPVRGSWLDFEFDSKDLLYVRIDKRKKLPATIVLKALGYTNEDLLRIFYPIEEIRIKDETTYTRVVSDILTGVRTKVDICSADGKDIIVKEGSKITRYSLKKMKELGIQEIPISKSEIIGRITLSDIVDPETGEVIVDSNKEITEESFHRIISARIQKLELLFIDNINYLPSLRETLLTDKVENKKHALREIYKKLRPGEPATEEAAEELFYGLFFDPKRYDLSSVGRLKLNQKLGLDIPLDVRVLTDKDIIEIVKYLLNLRTGKGEVDDIDHLGNRRVRGVGELLENQFRIGLVRMERAIREKMTITDVETAMPHDVINTKPVMAAVKEFFSTSQLSQFMDQTNPLSEITHKRRLSALGPGGLTRERAGFEVRDVHPTHYGRICPIETPEGPNIGLITSLATYARINDFGFIESPYRKVVNGKVTNDVHFLSALESENYVIAEATTPVDEEGNIIGETVSARVKGDFKMVSREEVEYMDVSPKQIVSLSASLIPFLENDDANRALMGSNMQRQAVPLIHTEAPIVGTGMELYAARDSGWLVVAKRAGIVENVDSRRIVIRVTEEGGGVDIYNLVKFHKSNQGTCMTQKPIVKVGQTVERGTILADGPCMDNGELALGRNVLVAFMPWGGYNFEDAILVSERLVKEDVYTSIHIDEFEIECRDTKLGPEEITREIPNVNEELLKNLDEDGIIRIGAKVKAGDILVGKVTPKGERVLTPEEKLLYAIFGEKAEDVKESCLYVPPGIEGVVIDVKILTRKGKEKSRRANAIEEEEIKRIERDREDEIRILKETKASRIRKILKGKIILEDVKKGEKIICPKGKALTEKVVNLLDVNQLLKLKVEDPDVKAEVSRVNKEVEQNIKQIYAKYNEKIERIKKGDELPPGVNQIVKVYIAMKRKIQVGDKMAGRHGNKGVVSMILPEEDMPYLEDGTPVDIVLNPLGVPSRMNVGQILETHLGLAAKALGLYVASPVFEGAKEDEIKEMFRKVGYPTTGQVTLYDGKTGEPFERPVTVGYMYMLKLHHLVADKIHARSIGPYSLVTQQPLGGKAQFGGQRLGEMEVWALEAYGAAYTLQEFLTVKSDDITGRTRMYEAIVKGHPVLEPGVPESFNVLIKELQSLCLDVDLLEKKKKVERFQ; translated from the coding sequence ATGATAAAGCCTTTAAGAGAGAGAATAAACTTTGGAAAGGTGCCTCCACTTGTGGAGGTGCCTTATCTTTTAGAGTTTCAGAGAAAATCTTTTGATAAGTTTCTTCAAAAAGATATTCCACCAGAGGAAAGAGCCGATGAGGGTCTTCAGTCTGCTTTAAACAGTGTTTTTCCTATAAGTGATTACAACGGAACAACTACAATAGAATTTATTTCATACTCAGTTGGAGAACCAAAATTAACTCCCTATGAATGCATGGTTAAGGGTCTTACTTATTCAGTCCCAATAAAAATGAAAGTTCGGTTAAATATATGGGACAAAGATGAAGAAGGGAGAAAGTTTCTTAAAGAATCCAGAGAACAAGAAGTTTTTCTTGGCGACCTTCCCATGATGACTGAGACAGGGAGCTTTATAATAAATGGAGTTGAAAGAGTTATTGTAAGTCAGTTGCACAGATCCCCTGGTGTTTATTTTGCACCTGATAGAAGTAAAAGCAGAATAAGTGGAAGATTTCTTTATTCAGCAAGGATTATACCTGTTAGAGGCTCATGGCTTGATTTTGAGTTTGATTCAAAAGACCTTCTTTATGTAAGAATTGATAAAAGGAAAAAACTTCCAGCCACAATTGTTCTTAAGGCACTTGGATATACAAATGAAGATTTATTAAGAATTTTCTATCCCATAGAAGAAATAAGAATTAAAGATGAAACCACCTATACAAGAGTTGTGAGTGATATATTGACAGGAGTTAGAACAAAAGTTGACATCTGCAGTGCTGATGGGAAAGATATCATAGTAAAAGAAGGAAGTAAGATTACAAGATACTCACTAAAGAAAATGAAAGAACTTGGAATTCAGGAAATACCAATTTCTAAAAGTGAAATAATAGGCAGGATAACTCTTTCAGATATTGTTGACCCTGAAACAGGTGAAGTAATAGTTGATAGTAATAAAGAGATTACAGAAGAATCCTTTCATAGAATTATATCTGCCAGAATTCAAAAATTAGAACTGCTTTTCATAGATAATATTAACTATCTTCCATCTTTACGTGAAACATTGCTAACTGACAAAGTTGAGAATAAAAAGCATGCCTTAAGAGAAATATATAAGAAATTGAGGCCTGGAGAACCAGCTACTGAAGAAGCAGCTGAAGAACTTTTTTATGGTTTGTTTTTTGATCCTAAAAGATATGACCTTTCTTCTGTAGGAAGACTTAAATTAAATCAAAAATTAGGACTTGATATTCCTCTTGATGTTAGGGTTCTTACTGACAAAGATATTATTGAAATTGTTAAATATTTACTCAATCTCAGAACAGGCAAGGGAGAGGTTGATGATATTGATCATCTTGGGAACAGAAGAGTAAGAGGAGTTGGTGAACTCTTAGAAAACCAGTTCCGCATCGGATTAGTAAGAATGGAAAGGGCAATCAGAGAGAAAATGACCATAACAGATGTTGAGACAGCAATGCCCCATGATGTAATAAATACAAAACCTGTAATGGCAGCTGTCAAAGAGTTTTTCAGCACCAGCCAGTTAAGTCAATTTATGGATCAGACTAATCCACTAAGCGAAATTACACACAAAAGAAGATTGAGTGCTCTTGGACCAGGAGGACTTACCCGCGAAAGAGCAGGATTTGAGGTCAGAGACGTTCATCCAACTCATTATGGAAGAATATGTCCTATTGAGACTCCAGAAGGACCCAATATCGGTCTAATAACTTCTCTTGCAACTTATGCAAGAATCAATGATTTTGGTTTTATAGAATCTCCTTACAGAAAAGTTGTTAATGGAAAAGTGACAAATGATGTGCATTTTTTAAGCGCTCTTGAAAGTGAAAACTATGTTATTGCAGAAGCAACAACTCCTGTTGATGAAGAGGGAAATATTATCGGAGAGACTGTTTCAGCACGGGTTAAGGGTGATTTTAAAATGGTATCCCGCGAGGAAGTAGAATACATGGATGTATCTCCGAAACAGATAGTTAGCTTATCTGCTTCTTTAATTCCATTTCTTGAAAACGATGATGCAAACAGAGCTTTAATGGGATCAAATATGCAGAGACAGGCTGTCCCTTTAATTCATACAGAAGCTCCTATAGTTGGAACAGGAATGGAATTGTATGCAGCAAGAGACTCAGGTTGGCTTGTGGTTGCAAAGAGAGCAGGAATAGTAGAAAATGTTGATTCAAGAAGAATTGTTATAAGAGTTACTGAAGAAGGTGGAGGAGTTGATATATACAATCTTGTGAAGTTTCATAAATCCAATCAAGGCACATGCATGACTCAAAAGCCTATTGTTAAAGTGGGACAGACAGTAGAAAGAGGAACAATCCTTGCTGATGGTCCTTGCATGGACAATGGTGAATTGGCTCTTGGCAGAAATGTTCTTGTTGCTTTTATGCCATGGGGTGGATATAACTTTGAGGATGCTATACTGGTCAGTGAGAGACTTGTCAAAGAGGATGTTTATACTTCCATTCACATAGACGAATTTGAGATTGAATGCAGAGATACAAAACTCGGTCCAGAGGAGATTACAAGAGAAATTCCAAATGTTAATGAAGAACTGTTAAAAAATCTTGATGAAGATGGAATTATAAGAATAGGTGCAAAGGTAAAAGCTGGAGATATTCTTGTTGGAAAAGTAACACCTAAAGGAGAAAGGGTTCTTACTCCTGAAGAAAAACTTTTATATGCAATATTTGGTGAGAAGGCAGAAGATGTTAAGGAAAGCTGTCTTTATGTTCCACCAGGTATTGAGGGAGTTGTTATTGATGTAAAAATTCTAACAAGAAAGGGTAAAGAAAAATCCAGAAGAGCAAATGCTATAGAAGAAGAAGAAATAAAAAGAATAGAAAGAGATAGAGAAGATGAAATCAGGATTCTTAAAGAGACAAAGGCAAGTAGAATCAGAAAAATTCTTAAAGGTAAGATTATACTTGAAGATGTAAAAAAAGGTGAAAAGATAATATGTCCTAAAGGAAAAGCACTTACAGAAAAAGTTGTTAATCTCCTTGATGTAAATCAACTGCTCAAACTTAAAGTAGAAGACCCTGATGTTAAAGCGGAAGTAAGCAGAGTTAACAAGGAGGTGGAACAGAATATAAAACAGATTTATGCAAAATACAATGAAAAAATTGAAAGAATTAAAAAAGGCGATGAACTTCCACCAGGTGTTAATCAAATAGTTAAAGTTTACATTGCTATGAAAAGAAAAATACAAGTTGGAGACAAAATGGCAGGCAGACACGGAAATAAGGGCGTTGTTTCCATGATTCTACCTGAAGAGGACATGCCGTATCTTGAAGATGGAACACCTGTTGATATAGTACTTAATCCTCTTGGAGTTCCTTCAAGAATGAATGTGGGACAGATTCTTGAGACTCATTTAGGTCTTGCTGCAAAGGCTCTTGGTCTTTATGTTGCAAGCCCTGTTTTTGAAGGTGCAAAAGAGGATGAAATAAAGGAAATGTTCAGAAAAGTTGGCTACCCAACAACAGGACAGGTAACGCTTTATGATGGAAAAACAGGAGAACCCTTTGAAAGACCTGTTACAGTCGGATATATGTATATGCTTAAGTTACATCATCTTGTGGCAGACAAAATTCATGCTCGTTCCATAGGTCCTTATTCCTTGGTAACCCAGCAACCTCTTGGAGGAAAGGCACAGTTTGGAGGACAGAGGCTTGGTGAGATGGAAGTATGGGCATTGGAAGCATATGGAGCAGCATATACGCTTCAGGAATTTTTAACTGTAAAAAGTGATGATATAACAGGTAGAACACGTATGTATGAAGCTATTGTTAAAGGACATCCTGTATTGGAGCCAGGAGTTCCTGAATCATTTAATGTTTTAATAAAAGAGCTCCAGAGTTTATGTCTTGATGTAGATCTTCTGGAGAAAAAGAAAAAAGTTGAACGGTTTCAATGA